CAAGGTAGTGTTGTGCTCCTCCACGCCCAACAACCTGCGCAGCACCCGCGCCCCGAGATCACGCCAATCCGCGGCGCGGGCACGCAGCACGGGGTTTTGCAGACTCGCCATCTCCCGCGCAAGGGCTTCGATCGCCGTTACCCAGGCATGCGCCGGCCCTTGCCCAGTGACCAGTTCGCGCTCAATCAGCGCCAGCAAGCGAGGATCCTCGAGCAGTGCACGTTGCGCCGCCATGATTCCGTGACCAGGTGCTACCTCAGCCACGGCCTCCATCGCTGCGTGAATACGCGCGAGACCGTGCTCGTCAGCGGCTTCCTGTGCTGGGAGGAGATCCCATAGATCCTGCTGCGCGGGCGCGAGGACCCCGCAGGCAAAACCAGGAACGACCCCACGCGGTAGTGTTGCCTCCTGCTCTCCACGATCTTCACCGGGCGGGCTACCCAATATCGCCGCCAGGGCCTGAGTCAGCTCCGCGGCCAGGGATTGGCGGCTATACACGCAAAGTTCTTCGCCCTGGCGCAGCTCCAGCGCCAAGAGGGCGCTGAGGCTATTGGCGGAAGCGAGCGCAGCGCCGACGCCAGCGCGACCAACCCAGACTTTGCCATCGGCGCCACCAGCCACGCGCACGATTTCTGTGGCGGGGCGTAAATGCAAGCCCATCGGGTCGTGCAGACGGTAACACTGCCGCATCATGTCCGGGTCCGCGTGCTGTTCTTCTCCCCCGCTGGTAAGCTCGGCGCCCCCAAGTTGATCCTGCTTGCCACGCAGTGCGCTTTCCGCCTCGCGCAGCACCGCATCGATCTGCGTGCCCGCCTGTGCCGCCAAAGCCGCCGCCACAGCACCTTCCACAAAAGGCGCGGAACACAGCCGAATCCGCCTCCCATCATCGTTGCCGAGCAGGCCCAAGGCCATCTCCGTGCTCAATAGCGCACTGCCGAGGTCCATCAAAACTACAACATCGTAGGTCGCAACGAGACCCTGCAATGCGCTGGCAATGCGGGTCGTATCGGTACCGAGGATCTCACCTTCGTCTCCCGCACCAGCGGCTACCACAACCGGCACCGCATCCGTGGTCATCTGCCAGATCAGCGAGCGGGTCGCCTCCGCCAGCGGACGGCTGTGCGAGACCAATAGCAGCGCAACGCCGCGTGGCTCTGCCATCCTCAGCTTCCCTGCTGGGCCAGACAGGAAAGGATCAGCGCCGCCGACGCAGCACCCGGGTCAACATGCCCGATGGACCGTACCCCCAAATAACTGGCCCGCCCCTTGCGCGCCTGCAAAGGGATGGTTGCCTCCCGCCCCTGCTCTCCAGCACGCGCCGCCGCTGACGCATCCCCCGACGCCGCGAGGGCATCCACGGCAGGGATCAGCGCATCGAGCATGGTCTTATCCCCTGCACTGGCCTTGCCCAAGCGCTGTACTCCAGAAACGCCACTTTGCAGACAGCGGCCAAGCTCTTGGCCGCTGAATTCCTTGCTCGACCCCATCGCCTTGCCAGTCTCCAGGAATAATGTTCCGTACAACGGCCCGGAGGCGCCACCTACGGTACTGATCAGCGCCATGGCCACCGCCTTGAACAGGCTGGCGGGGGGCTCTTCTGCACCAACTGGTAATTCCGCCACTTTACGAAAGCCGCGCGACAGGTTGCTTCCATGGTCTCCGTCGCCAATTTCGGCATCCAGACGATCCAGCATGGCGCGTTCTTCCTCCAGGCGCCGTTGGATGCAGCCCAACCAAGCACGAAATACCTCGTTGTTGTAGCTCATCGCAGCCCCCTTCAGGCACCCCAGCGCAGCGCCGCTGTCACAACGGGGGCATCCCACCATTGTTGCAGATCAGCTTCCAGACGCAGGATGGTAATGGCGACGCCAGCCATATCGAGACTGGTCATGTAGGGTCCGACCAGACGGCGCTGTACCTGCAGCCCGTACTCTCGGGCAACCGCCTCCGCTGCCCGATAGACGATAAATAGCTCCAACAACGGTGTCGCGCCCAAGCCATCGACAAAGATCAGTACCGGATCACCGGGGTGAAAAGGGAGATCGCTGAGGATCGGTTCCATGAGCAAGCGCGTCAGTGCATCGGCCGAGGCCATGGCGATGCGCTCCCGACCTGGCTCGCCATGAATGCCGACGCCAAATTCGATTTCTTTTTCGCCCAGTTGGAACCCTTCCTGTCCGGTGCTCGGATTATGACAAGGACCCAGGGCCAACCCCATCGAGCGTGCCTGAGCATTCACCCGCCGCGCCAGCGCTGCCAAGTCGGTGAGCGGCATGCCCGCCTCGGCCGCAGCACCACAGATCTTTTCGGCCAAGACGGTTGCGCCGACCCCGCGCCGCCCCGCGGTATAGAGGGAGTCCTGGACGGCAACATCGTCGTCCATGAGCACTTGCTCTACCGCCACCCCCTCCGCTTGCAGCAGCTCGGCCGCCATCTGAAAATTGAGCACGTCGCCAGTATAGTTCTTGACCAAGTGCAGCACCCCCGCGCCAGCATGGGCTGCTAGGGAAGCGGCCGCAATCTGGTCGGGGGTGGGGCTGGTGAATACCGCCCCCGGGCAGGCCGCATCGAGCATGCCTCGACCCACAAAACCGGCGTGCATGGGCTCGTGGCCAGAGCCCCCGCCAGAAATCACGGCGACCTTACCGGCAATCGGGGCGCCCTTGCGCAGGACATAGCTCGGTGCCTCGTGTACCTGCAGCAAATCCGCGTGGGCCAGGGCCATGCCGGCCAGGGACTCGGCGACGACGGTATCCGGATCATTGATGAGCGCCTTCATGATTTTGCCTCCTGCTCTTCGATTTGTTTGCGCACCTCATCCAAGGCCTTCTGCAGCTTTTCCAGTTTGAAACCCAAACCCTTTTGCTCCACACGCGGCTGCTTTTCCTGTAACAGTTTCGCGCGCACGCAGAGGGTACGGCTGATCAGCCATTCATAAACGTACACGGCGATCGTGGCACCGATGAGCGGGCCGACAATGGGTACCCACCAATAACCATGGGGGCCGGGAAAGGCATTGGCGCCCCAGCCTTGCAGCCAGCAGAAAAAGCGGGGTCCAAAATCGCGCGCCGGATTGATGGCGTAGCCGGTGCCCACGCCAAAGGACATACCGATGGCCGCTACGGCAAAACCAATCATCAGGGGCGCGAGGTTGGCGCCCGGCCCTACATTCATGTTGTCGATGATGGCCAGGACGAACAGCAGCAGGAAAAAGGTGGCAATCACCTGATCCAGGAGCGCCAGTCCCATCTGGTTACCATAGTAGGCGGCGGGGAAGGTGGCAAAGATACTGAAGGTGGTCATTCCACCCGGGGCCGCGCGGGAGACCACGTGATGCACAAGATTCCATTTGTCGATGGCCAGAAAATAGTCGTAATAAACAATGGCCGCACCCGCAAAGCAGCCCACCACCTGAGCCACCCAGTATGGCAGCACCTTGCGCCAGGGAAAATTGCCGCGCAAGGCGAAGGCCAGGGTTACCGCGGGGTTGATGTGCGCGCCAGAGACGCCTCCCGCCACATAGACCGCCATTGCTACGGCCATCGCCCAGCCCCAGGTAATCAGGAGCCAGCCCCCAGCGCCCTGAAAGATCACCAGGGTCCGCCCCGACTCCGTCAAACCCACCACCGCCACGGCCACACAACCGGCACCAAAGGCCAAGAGAACGAAACAACCGAGAAACTCGGCAATCATCTCCGCCCAAATGGACTGGGCACGCCAGCCCGATTTCACTCCAGCAGCCATTTGTGTCGCCATGTTAGTTTTCCTCCACCCAAGCAAAAGACCGCTGTACTGCCTTCTTCCACGCGTGATACAAGCGCTCGCGCGCGGCGGGCTCCATCTGCGGCTCCCACACATGATCCACGCCCCAGTTAGCGCGCAGATCCTCGACACTCTGCCACAACCCCGTTGCCAAGCCTGCCGCATAGGCAGAACCCAGCGCTGTCGTCTCGACAATGCGTGGCCGCTGTACCGGAACCGCTAACAGATCGGCCTGGAACTGCATCAGTAGCTCGTTCAACACCATGCCGCCGTCACTGCGCAAGGCGCGTAAAGGAATGCCACTATCTACTTGCATGGCCTCCACCACATCCCGCACTTGGTACGCGGTCGACTCCAGCGCGGCACGGGCGATATGTGCCTTGGTCGCAAAGCGCGTCAGACCGGCAATCACGCCACGTGCATCCTCGCGCCAGTAGGGAGCGTAGAGACCGGAAAACGCGGGCACGATATAGACGTCGCCATTATCTGGGACGCTACGCGCCAGCGGCTCGATCTGCTCTGCAAAATCAAAGAAATGCAGATTATCCCGCAACCACTGGACCAGCGCGCCGGCGATGGCGATCGAGCCCTCCAGGGCATAGTGCGTAGGACCGTCGCCGAAGCGATAAGCGACCGTACTCAGGAGGCCTGCCTTGGACTGGACTGCCTCGGTGCCGGTATTCATCAACAGGAAGCAACCGGTGCCATAGGTATTCTTGGCCTCCCCGGGGGCAAAACAGGTCTGTCCCACCAAGGCTGCCTGCTGGTCACCCAGCATGCCGGCGAGTGGGGTACCACGCAGCGGTGCGGTGCGAATTTCACCATAGACCTCGCCGGAGGAGACGATCTTGGGCAAACAGGCGGGGGGAATCTGGAATTCCTCGAGCAGTTCCGGATCCCAACGACAACTGCGCAGATTCATGAGCAAGGTGCGACTGGCGTTGCTGACATCGGTGATGTGCAGGCCACCCTCCTTGCCCCCCGTCAGATGCCAGGCGAGCCAGGTGTTGATATTGCCGAACAGCGCCTCGCCTTGTTCCGCCTTGCGTCGAGCCCCCGGCACATTTTCCAGGATCCAGAGCAGCTTGAGTACCGAAAAATAGGTGGTCAGGGGCAGCCCACTGCGTTCTCGAAACCAGGCCTGCTCCCGCTTTTGCAGGAAGCGGCGGACCAACTGATCGGTGCGGGTGTCCATCCAGACGATGGCAGGGGCCAGCGGCTCGCCGCTGTGGCGATCCCAGAGGATGGTGGTTTCCCGCTGATTGGTGATACCCACGGCGCGCAGATCTTTGCCGCTGAGGTTGGCACGCGCCAAAGCCGCGCCAATCACCTCATTACTGTTATGCAGAATCTCCATGGGGTCATGTTCGACCCATCCCGGCTGTGGGTAGATCTGCCGATGCTCCTTTTGCGCTTGCGTGAGGATCTTGCCTTCGCGGTCGAAAATGATGAAGCGGGTGCTGGTGGTTCCTTGATCAATGGCCCCGACATAGTTGGACATGGGTTGTACTCCTCTCTTCGTTTTTCCTCGTCAGTCGCTGCTGACGATCTTCACCAGAATTTGGCGCAAGCGTTGCTCGGCCCCAGCGGGTATGTGCAGGGCCAGCTTAGATCGGCGCCAGAGGACATCTTCTGGCGACCGTGCCCATTCCTGCTCCACGAGATAGCGCAGCTCCGCCTCGTACAGCCCGCCACCTAGGTCTTCGCCCAAGTCCGCTGGTTGCTGCACACCCGTCAAAAAACGGGCAACGCGAGTACCATAGGCGCGGCCATAGCGATGCAAGAGCGGGGCGGGAAGGCCCGGGTATTGCGCAATCAGTTGCTGGTAAAAAGCGGTAAAATCGGCGCCAGGGAGATCGCCCCCAGGGAGGGGGGCGGTCGCTGTCCAGGACGCACTGACGGCCTTGCCCAAGAGGGGCTCGAGCAGCTGTAGGGCGTGTTCGGCCAGCCGTCGGTAAGTGGTGATCTTGCCGCCAAAGATGGAGAGCACGGGTGCACCCGGTCCCTGTTCGAGATCGAGGACATAGTCCCGCGTGACTGCCGAGGCATTGGCCGCGTGGTCATCATACAGAGGGCGAACACCGGAATAGCTGCGCACGACATCCGCAGGCGTCACCGCCTTGCGTAGATAGCGGGAAGCGCTGGCACACAGATACGCCGTCTCTTCCGGGCTGATCTCCAGCCGTGCTGGATCGCCATCGTAGGGGATATCGGTAGTGCCGATCAGGGAGAAACTCCCCTCATAGGGGATGACGAAAATGATCCGTCCGTCGGGATTTTGCAGGATGAAGGCAAAGTCTTCATCGTAGAGACGGGGCACGATGATGTGGCTTCCCTTTACCTTGCGCACGCTCTTGTGGGTATGGAGATTCAGGGCTTGTCCCAATACGTCTCCTACCCAGGGTCCTGTGGCATTGACCAGGCTACGCGCCCGCAGGGTCTCCCGCTGCCCGTTTGCCGACTCGATTTCGGCATGCCAGAGGCCATCGACCACGACGGCTTTCTTCAGGGACGTATGCAAGCGGATCTCTGCGCCGCGCTCGCGCGCATCCAGGGCATTGAGTACCACCAGGCGACTGTCCTCTACCCAACAGTCCGAGTAACTGAATCCATGCCGGACGCTTTCTTGCAATATCTTGCCTGCCGGATGCTGGGAAAAACGCAGGGCGCGGGAGGCGGGCAAGCTTTGCCGCAGCGCAAGGTGATCATAGAGCCAGAGGCCGGCGCGCAGCTTCCACCCGGCACGACTTTGCGGACCTTGCGGCAAGACAAAGATGAGCGGCCAGATGATGTGCGGCGCGATGTGCAGCAGTCGTTCTCGCTCTTGCAGCGCCTCGCGCACCAAGCGAAATTCGTAGTATTCGAGGTAGCGTAGTCCACCGTGAATCAGCTTGGTACTGGCCGAGGAGGTATGGGAAGCAAGATCGTCCGCCTCGACCAGGGTTACGGAAAGTCCGCGCCCGACAGCATCACGCGCAATGCCAACACCATTGATCCCGCCACCAATCACCAGAATATCTCGTAGTTCGTTCATATCGGTCATTCCTGTGTTTAGTTATTTTTGGGCTACACGGACACAAGACGTGTCATTTTTTTAACATTGTAGTAGAAATTTTTTCCAAGGAGATGGATCATTTTATAAGCATATTTTTCTATAATCGTACAAGATTCGATCTATATTCGAGGCAGACTTGATCTTTTTGCCGAGGGAGTCCGCATCCATGCCGTCCAAACCAACCAGCCTTCTCTGGCCTTCACCAGCGCCGCCGACCAGAGGGCAGCCGGATGTACTCTTTTTGCGTGCCCTGGGCGAGCAGGGCGCGACGCCTTTGCAAATCTTACCCACCGCGCCAGAGGCGAGCAGCTTCGCGGCGGAAATTTTCCATAAAGCCATTCTCGATCAAGACCTATAAAAAACTTCTACTATTCACAAATAATAGGAATCTATGAAGAAAATAAAGCTCATTGATTTTTTCGTTGGGTAAATTTCTTGCGCGGGCTGTTCCCCTGCACTATACGTTTTTAGGTCATTATAAAATTAGCAAAGACGGAGAAGCCATGAATCAGGGCGAATATTCCCTGGATACCGGCGTGTCTCGGCGGCGGTGGGTCCATGTTGGTCGTGGTCGGCAGTTGTAACATTGATCTCGTTCTGCGGCTCGATCGCGCTCCCACAGCTG
The window above is part of the Acidithiobacillus acidisediminis genome. Proteins encoded here:
- a CDS encoding MIP/aquaporin family protein produces the protein MATQMAAGVKSGWRAQSIWAEMIAEFLGCFVLLAFGAGCVAVAVVGLTESGRTLVIFQGAGGWLLITWGWAMAVAMAVYVAGGVSGAHINPAVTLAFALRGNFPWRKVLPYWVAQVVGCFAGAAIVYYDYFLAIDKWNLVHHVVSRAAPGGMTTFSIFATFPAAYYGNQMGLALLDQVIATFFLLLFVLAIIDNMNVGPGANLAPLMIGFAVAAIGMSFGVGTGYAINPARDFGPRFFCWLQGWGANAFPGPHGYWWVPIVGPLIGATIAVYVYEWLISRTLCVRAKLLQEKQPRVEQKGLGFKLEKLQKALDEVRKQIEEQEAKS
- the dhaL gene encoding dihydroxyacetone kinase subunit DhaL, which translates into the protein MSYNNEVFRAWLGCIQRRLEEERAMLDRLDAEIGDGDHGSNLSRGFRKVAELPVGAEEPPASLFKAVAMALISTVGGASGPLYGTLFLETGKAMGSSKEFSGQELGRCLQSGVSGVQRLGKASAGDKTMLDALIPAVDALAASGDASAAARAGEQGREATIPLQARKGRASYLGVRSIGHVDPGAASAALILSCLAQQGS
- the dhaK gene encoding dihydroxyacetone kinase subunit DhaK, with protein sequence MKALINDPDTVVAESLAGMALAHADLLQVHEAPSYVLRKGAPIAGKVAVISGGGSGHEPMHAGFVGRGMLDAACPGAVFTSPTPDQIAAASLAAHAGAGVLHLVKNYTGDVLNFQMAAELLQAEGVAVEQVLMDDDVAVQDSLYTAGRRGVGATVLAEKICGAAAEAGMPLTDLAALARRVNAQARSMGLALGPCHNPSTGQEGFQLGEKEIEFGVGIHGEPGRERIAMASADALTRLLMEPILSDLPFHPGDPVLIFVDGLGATPLLELFIVYRAAEAVAREYGLQVQRRLVGPYMTSLDMAGVAITILRLEADLQQWWDAPVVTAALRWGA
- the glpD gene encoding glycerol-3-phosphate dehydrogenase, whose protein sequence is MNELRDILVIGGGINGVGIARDAVGRGLSVTLVEADDLASHTSSASTKLIHGGLRYLEYYEFRLVREALQERERLLHIAPHIIWPLIFVLPQGPQSRAGWKLRAGLWLYDHLALRQSLPASRALRFSQHPAGKILQESVRHGFSYSDCWVEDSRLVVLNALDARERGAEIRLHTSLKKAVVVDGLWHAEIESANGQRETLRARSLVNATGPWVGDVLGQALNLHTHKSVRKVKGSHIIVPRLYDEDFAFILQNPDGRIIFVIPYEGSFSLIGTTDIPYDGDPARLEISPEETAYLCASASRYLRKAVTPADVVRSYSGVRPLYDDHAANASAVTRDYVLDLEQGPGAPVLSIFGGKITTYRRLAEHALQLLEPLLGKAVSASWTATAPLPGGDLPGADFTAFYQQLIAQYPGLPAPLLHRYGRAYGTRVARFLTGVQQPADLGEDLGGGLYEAELRYLVEQEWARSPEDVLWRRSKLALHIPAGAEQRLRQILVKIVSSD
- the dhaM gene encoding dihydroxyacetone kinase phosphoryl donor subunit DhaM; the encoded protein is MAEPRGVALLLVSHSRPLAEATRSLIWQMTTDAVPVVVAAGAGDEGEILGTDTTRIASALQGLVATYDVVVLMDLGSALLSTEMALGLLGNDDGRRIRLCSAPFVEGAVAAALAAQAGTQIDAVLREAESALRGKQDQLGGAELTSGGEEQHADPDMMRQCYRLHDPMGLHLRPATEIVRVAGGADGKVWVGRAGVGAALASANSLSALLALELRQGEELCVYSRQSLAAELTQALAAILGSPPGEDRGEQEATLPRGVVPGFACGVLAPAQQDLWDLLPAQEAADEHGLARIHAAMEAVAEVAPGHGIMAAQRALLEDPRLLALIERELVTGQGPAHAWVTAIEALAREMASLQNPVLRARAADWRDLGARVLRRLLGVEEHNTTLQEPRILLVDELLPSVAAALDAERVLGVVDRHGAQNSHAAILLRARGIPYIIQATDPALQAGVFVALDGGSGEMVISPDAQALAQFQSRYRQVQEDAVTPGFTGRVAWSEGSSVELWANVASAAEAVAARRVGAFGIGLLRTEFLYLDQWQLPSEEDQAQRLREILLPMADRTAVVRLLDAGADKLMAFLGLPSEENPALGLRGIRALLARKEFLHSHLRAILRAGEGLSIQLLLPMVTNPEEVQALRQHLAVVRTELLSAGVAHAWPVPVGVMAEVPAMLLAAENFRSLVDFVSVGTNDLTQYVLAADRGDDRLQNLGDARHPAVMAAVRALLQAVDRPISVCGEAAGDPLLVPTLVAAGIRRLSMSPDRFGGVIRALQRAANS
- the glpK gene encoding glycerol kinase GlpK, translated to MSNYVGAIDQGTTSTRFIIFDREGKILTQAQKEHRQIYPQPGWVEHDPMEILHNSNEVIGAALARANLSGKDLRAVGITNQRETTILWDRHSGEPLAPAIVWMDTRTDQLVRRFLQKREQAWFRERSGLPLTTYFSVLKLLWILENVPGARRKAEQGEALFGNINTWLAWHLTGGKEGGLHITDVSNASRTLLMNLRSCRWDPELLEEFQIPPACLPKIVSSGEVYGEIRTAPLRGTPLAGMLGDQQAALVGQTCFAPGEAKNTYGTGCFLLMNTGTEAVQSKAGLLSTVAYRFGDGPTHYALEGSIAIAGALVQWLRDNLHFFDFAEQIEPLARSVPDNGDVYIVPAFSGLYAPYWREDARGVIAGLTRFATKAHIARAALESTAYQVRDVVEAMQVDSGIPLRALRSDGGMVLNELLMQFQADLLAVPVQRPRIVETTALGSAYAAGLATGLWQSVEDLRANWGVDHVWEPQMEPAARERLYHAWKKAVQRSFAWVEEN